One genomic segment of Hydrocarboniclastica marina includes these proteins:
- a CDS encoding YhdP family protein, whose product MSAAEPVKRYGPLRWMIRIAGAVLLLALVVTALYVGAGRYLITQVGVYEADVEALLTERLGRNVEIDDLSGDWVGFDPVIVVDGLAVGEPGAPDASLQRLRIRLATVSSLMRGRLVFSEFSANHADITMTQDTEGGVGLAGLWQPPAEEAQGLELLEAAAEDFDHSFSDWVRGLGRILADPVVHVSDLRVRVQTPGANEQRYQIPSIELSFQQGVFSAAGRLIGVDTAETVAWFTLEGKHFFRGGFDGTVFLDIRSERLFDAFLSRYEWFEIGLEGLDLRTSTWLTFENGQVSRLLSRLETPYLQLRSASETLSPIEDLDVTLTARRLDAPCAEPNPCNPAWELQAHNLRYRWLDEQVGPLNMSWENDADSWRLAIDTVPLDNVVRFIRALEVMPDWASQYLHGYRPRGELRQMVFEYPQSGEYRLTAALRQAAVDAAWGAPVVEGLDGWVEHSPNGGRVRYDSRNTVFGFPDLFAAAWPFQRLSGEVTWRWQNPGWRVSGDDLRFQYREDVFLNGGFDLLLSPVETNTLGLQVGISGANHEQIAQFVPVGAVGEPLYDWLTGAIKEGEIPWGWYYGSGPIQQTAPSGSTVSGAPTDDRAETETETETETETETETEAQTKVGQGRFTSAMVFDFDDVVFRYAENWPELGNGAGQFRFHGGEGWVDLDRASVGGITLQPSRIQVDTLGEETRVDIDLKAPVTGQDLNYWLEKSPLGELMGNPGDTVQVDGTADLALKVSVYPTAGSETATEVDLILSAAGLEIEHLASGLEWTDLFGEVRYSTRSGLAANGLQGQFMGRDAHFELSGGVGGASVQVHQWGHAAVDAIARRWLKEPLPWVTGEFDYDLRASFGGGTENAPESPIVGFRIALDQVAVDFPAPLGKAAGTPGVLHGNLVVEAGERMRLHGALLNGPQPQQLGYQALWVNGELDAASIRLGSESAELVEATYFVGGEIAQLDLDQWSGKLQNLGGGGEDAAAGDALAGLSLPVKLDLVAQQLAIGGIELGRVALAATNAGGGWQVEAQGKQLSGTALFPQSGPYQIELDHFALPVRQGEQDATPDLAPEQARLYPDVDVSIQELWLGDNNYGRWRFRLRSSQESLDLRDLEAETGSLIFSGNMSWQFGDRGPGRTRLIGDLKGGSIRDLNAWVQGGVPLVSDSTNAHVDLNWPGSPQKFDLSGAEGDLALSLEDGRILDQNNAAQVFRVFGVLNADTLMRRLRLDFSDLYKPGVSFEALSGTAVIDNGVLTLDPELQLAGPSGAFRLTGQTHLIDESLDMRLVVVLPLTQNLPMAALLLGAAAPVGGALFIIDKLLGDPLSKLTSATYDVSGSWKQPQIKLRSIFDTGSPGTRNKVPD is encoded by the coding sequence ATGAGTGCTGCTGAGCCCGTGAAACGCTATGGGCCTCTACGCTGGATGATCCGCATTGCCGGCGCTGTTCTTCTGCTGGCGCTTGTTGTCACTGCGCTCTATGTGGGCGCCGGGCGCTACCTGATAACCCAGGTGGGCGTATACGAAGCCGATGTAGAAGCTCTCCTGACCGAGCGGCTTGGGCGGAATGTCGAGATAGATGATCTGTCCGGTGATTGGGTCGGGTTTGACCCGGTGATCGTCGTTGACGGGCTCGCGGTGGGCGAACCGGGTGCTCCGGACGCCAGTCTCCAACGACTGCGTATTCGTCTGGCCACCGTTTCTTCGCTCATGCGGGGCCGGCTGGTGTTCAGTGAATTCTCCGCGAATCATGCTGATATCACGATGACCCAGGACACCGAAGGCGGCGTCGGCCTGGCCGGGCTCTGGCAGCCGCCCGCCGAAGAGGCGCAGGGCCTGGAACTGCTGGAGGCCGCTGCGGAGGACTTCGACCACAGCTTTTCTGACTGGGTCAGGGGGCTTGGCCGGATACTGGCGGACCCTGTTGTACACGTCTCCGACCTGCGGGTGCGCGTTCAGACCCCGGGTGCGAATGAGCAGCGCTACCAGATTCCATCCATTGAGCTGTCGTTCCAGCAAGGCGTGTTCTCCGCCGCTGGTCGGTTAATCGGGGTGGACACCGCTGAGACCGTTGCCTGGTTTACCCTTGAAGGCAAACATTTCTTTCGCGGCGGGTTCGACGGTACGGTCTTTCTGGATATTCGCTCAGAACGCCTTTTTGACGCGTTTCTGAGCAGGTATGAATGGTTCGAGATTGGCCTGGAGGGGCTCGATTTACGCACATCCACTTGGCTGACGTTTGAAAATGGCCAGGTCTCCCGTCTATTGTCCCGTCTCGAAACGCCTTACCTGCAACTCCGCTCTGCGAGTGAGACCCTGTCTCCCATCGAAGACCTTGATGTAACGCTGACCGCAAGACGGCTGGACGCGCCGTGCGCCGAGCCGAACCCCTGCAATCCCGCCTGGGAGCTTCAGGCACACAACCTCCGGTACCGATGGCTTGACGAGCAGGTCGGGCCATTGAACATGAGCTGGGAAAACGATGCTGATAGTTGGCGCCTGGCAATAGATACGGTCCCGCTGGATAACGTAGTCAGATTTATCCGGGCACTGGAAGTGATGCCGGACTGGGCTTCCCAGTACCTCCACGGCTACCGGCCCCGCGGCGAACTTCGTCAGATGGTGTTTGAGTATCCTCAATCGGGTGAGTACCGGTTGACCGCGGCTCTGCGACAAGCTGCTGTGGACGCGGCATGGGGCGCGCCAGTCGTTGAAGGGCTGGATGGCTGGGTAGAACATAGTCCCAACGGCGGCCGTGTCAGGTACGACTCCCGTAATACGGTGTTTGGCTTCCCCGACCTTTTTGCGGCAGCCTGGCCGTTCCAGCGCCTCAGCGGCGAAGTGACCTGGAGATGGCAGAACCCCGGCTGGCGGGTCAGCGGCGACGACCTCCGGTTCCAGTACCGCGAGGATGTTTTCCTGAACGGCGGTTTCGACTTGTTATTGTCCCCCGTCGAGACCAACACCCTGGGCCTTCAGGTCGGTATTTCCGGCGCGAACCATGAGCAGATCGCTCAGTTTGTGCCCGTCGGGGCTGTAGGCGAGCCTTTGTACGACTGGCTGACCGGCGCAATCAAGGAGGGCGAGATCCCCTGGGGCTGGTATTACGGCTCAGGCCCGATCCAGCAGACCGCACCCAGTGGCTCGACGGTGTCCGGAGCGCCAACTGACGATCGCGCAGAAACAGAAACAGAAACAGAAACAGAAACAGAAACAGAAACAGAAACTGAAGCTCAAACGAAAGTCGGTCAGGGTCGGTTCACCTCGGCCATGGTGTTCGACTTCGATGATGTAGTGTTCCGTTATGCCGAAAACTGGCCGGAACTTGGAAATGGGGCCGGGCAGTTCCGGTTCCATGGGGGCGAAGGTTGGGTCGACCTTGATCGGGCCAGCGTAGGGGGTATTACCCTGCAGCCGTCCCGGATTCAGGTGGACACCCTCGGCGAGGAGACCCGTGTTGACATTGATCTGAAGGCGCCGGTTACCGGGCAGGACCTGAACTACTGGCTGGAAAAAAGTCCGTTGGGGGAGCTGATGGGAAACCCCGGGGATACGGTGCAGGTAGACGGAACGGCCGATCTCGCGTTGAAGGTCAGTGTCTACCCGACCGCCGGCAGCGAAACGGCAACCGAAGTCGATCTTATACTGAGCGCTGCCGGGCTTGAAATCGAGCATCTGGCATCCGGGCTGGAGTGGACTGACCTGTTCGGCGAAGTCCGGTATAGCACCCGGTCGGGTCTCGCCGCCAACGGTCTGCAGGGGCAGTTCATGGGGCGGGATGCACACTTTGAACTCTCCGGCGGTGTCGGCGGCGCATCGGTCCAGGTGCATCAATGGGGGCATGCAGCCGTTGATGCAATCGCCCGACGCTGGCTGAAAGAGCCTCTGCCATGGGTCACAGGAGAATTTGACTATGACCTTCGCGCCAGTTTCGGCGGCGGCACCGAAAATGCGCCGGAAAGCCCCATTGTCGGCTTTCGGATAGCGCTGGACCAAGTTGCGGTGGATTTTCCGGCGCCGCTCGGCAAGGCCGCCGGAACGCCGGGTGTTCTCCATGGGAACCTGGTCGTGGAGGCTGGCGAGAGAATGCGACTGCACGGGGCTCTGCTAAACGGCCCCCAACCCCAGCAACTGGGGTACCAGGCCCTCTGGGTAAATGGAGAACTCGACGCAGCGAGCATCCGCTTGGGCAGCGAGTCAGCAGAGCTCGTCGAGGCAACGTACTTCGTAGGGGGCGAGATCGCACAGCTGGATCTGGACCAGTGGTCCGGCAAGCTACAGAATCTTGGTGGGGGAGGCGAGGATGCTGCTGCTGGCGACGCTCTGGCGGGCCTCAGTCTGCCAGTAAAGCTAGACTTGGTAGCGCAGCAGTTAGCCATTGGCGGGATCGAACTTGGGCGGGTTGCACTTGCTGCGACGAATGCGGGTGGCGGTTGGCAGGTCGAGGCTCAGGGCAAACAGCTCTCAGGAACCGCTCTTTTTCCGCAGTCTGGCCCTTATCAGATAGAGCTTGACCACTTTGCCTTGCCGGTACGGCAAGGTGAGCAGGACGCCACGCCCGACCTGGCACCAGAACAGGCACGACTGTACCCCGATGTTGACGTAAGCATCCAGGAGCTTTGGCTGGGCGATAACAATTACGGCCGCTGGCGTTTCCGGCTGAGATCCAGCCAGGAATCGCTTGACCTGCGCGACCTCGAGGCTGAAACCGGCAGTCTTATTTTCAGTGGCAACATGTCTTGGCAATTCGGCGACAGGGGTCCGGGCAGGACACGGCTGATCGGTGATCTCAAAGGTGGCAGCATTCGGGATCTCAATGCATGGGTGCAAGGTGGAGTCCCGTTGGTGAGTGATTCCACGAATGCCCATGTGGACCTTAACTGGCCGGGAAGTCCACAAAAGTTCGATCTGAGCGGCGCCGAAGGTGATCTCGCGCTCAGCCTGGAGGATGGTCGCATACTCGATCAGAACAATGCGGCGCAGGTATTTCGTGTCTTCGGCGTGCTCAACGCCGACACCCTCATGCGCAGGCTCCGGCTGGACTTCTCCGACCTTTACAAGCCGGGCGTCAGTTTTGAAGCGCTAAGTGGAACGGCGGTGATCGACAATGGCGTTCTAACGCTGGATCCGGAGCTTCAGCTGGCTGGCCCTTCAGGGGCATTCAGGCTGACTGGGCAGACACATCTGATCGACGAAAGCCTCGACATGAGACTGGTAGTTGTTCTGCCTTTGACCCAGAATTTGCCAATGGCGGCGCTGCTACTGGGCGCGGCGGCTCCGGTCGGTGGTGCGCTATTCATAATCGACAAATTGTTGGGCGACCCGCTAAGCAAGCTGACGAGTGCGACCTATGACGTTTCCGGAAGCTGGAAACAGCCCCAGATCAAGCTCAGGAGCATCTTTGATACGGGTTCGCCTGGTACAAGGAACAAGGTTCCCGACTAG
- the rng gene encoding ribonuclease G, with the protein MTEEILINVTPVETRVALVENGMLQEAHIERTSRKGIVGNIYKGRVVRVLPGMEAAFVDIGLERAAFIHASDVVSVALADENGEPVKDAPKVIPDIRSLLREGQSLVVQVTKDPIGTKGARLTTQLSIPSRYLVFMPYVSHVGVSQRIEDEAERDRLRGLIEECGATLDLSRGGYIVRTAAEGAGRDEFIADMTYLNRLSKSMLERTDKVEAPAIIYQDLPLFLRTVRDLIRSQTEKVRIDSRESYQRVMAFVEEFVHEMGDKIEYYPGERPLFDLYSVEEEIQRALSRKVQLKSGGYVIIDQTEAMTTIDINTGAFVGHRNLEETIFKTNLEAARAISRQLRLRNLGGIIIIDFIDMEDLEHQRQVLRMLEKMLERDHARTKITGVSELGLVEMTRKRTTESLGQVLCEACPICEGRGFLKTPETVCYEIFREILRINRAYEAENYLVMASQAVIDRLLDEESDNVADLETFIGKTIKFQVELLYSQENYDVVLL; encoded by the coding sequence ATGACCGAAGAAATTCTGATAAACGTAACTCCCGTTGAAACCCGGGTTGCCCTGGTCGAGAACGGCATGTTGCAGGAAGCCCATATAGAGCGCACCAGTCGCAAAGGCATTGTCGGAAACATCTACAAGGGCCGTGTAGTGCGAGTGCTGCCGGGCATGGAAGCGGCGTTTGTCGATATCGGACTCGAGCGAGCGGCGTTTATTCACGCCTCCGACGTCGTTTCCGTAGCGCTTGCTGATGAAAACGGTGAGCCGGTAAAAGATGCGCCCAAGGTGATCCCTGATATTCGCTCGCTTTTGCGAGAAGGCCAATCGCTGGTGGTACAGGTCACCAAAGACCCGATCGGGACCAAAGGCGCCCGACTCACCACCCAGCTCTCGATCCCGTCCCGTTATCTGGTCTTCATGCCCTATGTGAGCCATGTTGGTGTTTCCCAGCGAATCGAAGATGAAGCCGAGCGGGATCGCCTGCGTGGACTGATTGAGGAATGTGGCGCCACACTCGACCTCAGTCGCGGTGGCTATATCGTACGAACTGCTGCGGAAGGGGCAGGGCGGGACGAGTTTATCGCGGATATGACCTACCTGAACCGCCTGAGCAAGTCGATGCTTGAACGCACCGACAAAGTTGAGGCACCCGCCATTATTTACCAGGATCTGCCCCTGTTCCTGCGCACGGTGCGGGACCTGATTCGTTCCCAGACCGAAAAGGTCAGGATCGACTCCCGTGAAAGCTATCAGCGGGTGATGGCTTTCGTCGAAGAGTTTGTCCACGAGATGGGCGATAAGATTGAGTACTACCCCGGCGAGCGACCTCTGTTTGATCTCTACAGCGTTGAGGAAGAGATTCAGCGGGCGCTAAGCCGCAAGGTTCAACTGAAGTCCGGTGGCTACGTGATTATCGACCAGACGGAGGCGATGACCACGATTGACATCAATACCGGCGCTTTTGTCGGTCATCGCAATCTCGAAGAGACAATTTTCAAGACCAATCTGGAAGCGGCGCGCGCCATCAGTCGGCAGCTAAGGCTGCGGAACCTCGGTGGTATCATCATCATTGACTTTATCGACATGGAAGACCTCGAGCACCAGCGCCAGGTCCTGCGCATGCTTGAGAAGATGCTCGAACGTGATCATGCCCGCACCAAGATAACCGGTGTGTCGGAGCTGGGCCTGGTCGAGATGACCCGCAAACGGACGACTGAGAGTCTGGGGCAGGTGCTGTGCGAAGCCTGTCCGATCTGTGAGGGGCGGGGCTTCCTGAAAACGCCTGAGACCGTCTGTTATGAGATTTTTCGTGAGATCCTGCGGATCAACCGAGCCTATGAGGCAGAGAATTATCTGGTCATGGCCTCCCAGGCGGTGATAGACCGATTACTCGATGAAGAATCTGACAACGTGGCCGACCTGGAAACCTTTATTGGGAAGACCATCAAGTTTCAGGTGGAACTCCTCTATAGTCAGGAAAACTATGACGTCGTACTGCTCTAG
- a CDS encoding Maf family protein, which produces MAASPLRPLVLASASPRRKELLQQIGLPFTVQPVDIDETPLPSEDPAHYVERLARAKAEKGSDLCQNPEALVLGSDTTVVHDGNILGKPANRAEGLAMLRRLSGSAHKVMTAVALAGQYGCYARLAITEVHFRPIAEEELLSYWNTGEPADKAGGYGIQGRAAVFVTALYGSYSAVVGLPLQETAELLSEAGQPVWLSWMNTDTAGSGNR; this is translated from the coding sequence ATGGCTGCAAGCCCGCTGCGTCCGCTGGTGTTGGCTTCGGCTTCGCCCCGTCGTAAAGAACTTCTGCAACAGATAGGCCTGCCCTTCACGGTTCAGCCGGTCGACATCGATGAGACGCCGCTCCCATCGGAAGACCCGGCCCACTATGTTGAGCGCCTTGCCCGGGCTAAAGCGGAAAAAGGCAGCGATCTGTGTCAGAACCCGGAGGCACTGGTACTGGGGTCTGACACGACCGTCGTCCATGATGGCAATATTCTGGGCAAGCCGGCGAACAGGGCGGAAGGCCTGGCGATGCTCAGGCGTTTGTCCGGCAGTGCCCACAAAGTCATGACCGCGGTTGCGCTGGCAGGTCAGTACGGGTGCTACGCGCGCCTGGCCATTACAGAAGTTCATTTCCGGCCGATTGCCGAAGAAGAACTGCTCTCGTACTGGAATACCGGTGAACCCGCGGACAAGGCCGGCGGCTATGGCATCCAGGGGCGTGCAGCTGTGTTTGTTACAGCGCTCTATGGCAGCTATAGCGCCGTTGTAGGTTTACCGCTTCAGGAAACGGCTGAATTGCTGAGTGAGGCAGGGCAGCCTGTCTGGCTTAGCTGGATGAATACAGACACTGCAGGAAGCGGCAATCGATGA
- the mreD gene encoding rod shape-determining protein MreD, whose translation MFSSVSYPTFLLSVILALVGSVALFPQPWLIWRPEWIGLLVFYWVFRAPHHFGIFFAAVMGLVLDVIESATLGVNMLAMAVVAFLVLTTHQRLRMFPLPQQCLMVFLLLGINQMLVHFIKQVLGDTQSGFAYLWPALTSAVAWPLVSLVFDTLNRKLR comes from the coding sequence ATGTTTTCGTCGGTGAGCTATCCTACCTTTCTCCTTAGCGTGATTCTGGCGCTGGTCGGCAGTGTGGCGCTGTTTCCCCAGCCCTGGCTCATCTGGCGCCCTGAGTGGATCGGTCTGCTGGTCTTCTATTGGGTTTTCCGGGCTCCGCATCACTTTGGTATTTTTTTCGCGGCTGTGATGGGTCTGGTGCTGGACGTGATCGAGTCTGCAACACTGGGCGTCAATATGCTCGCCATGGCCGTCGTTGCGTTCCTGGTGCTGACTACTCATCAGAGACTGCGAATGTTTCCGTTACCCCAGCAGTGTCTGATGGTCTTTCTCCTTCTGGGCATCAACCAGATGCTGGTTCACTTCATCAAACAGGTACTTGGCGATACACAGAGTGGTTTCGCTTATCTTTGGCCGGCGCTGACCAGTGCGGTTGCCTGGCCGCTGGTTTCTCTGGTATTCGATACGCTTAATCGCAAATTGAGGTGA
- the mreC gene encoding rod shape-determining protein MreC, with product MKNIFVQGPYLSVRLLLVAALALALIIADSQFGQLDRLRSWMGTGVAPIVWLGNVPGRIGAWSEDLVTGRGVLKERNDSLNSRLLVLERRAQKYAALAAENSRLRELLNASARVDDTVVVADVIGVTPDPFSHEIIIDKGSRDGISIGQAVLDAEGLMGQVVQVNEFTARVLLISDSSHAVPVQVNRNGTRANLLGTGDPDVLELVHVPETSDIRVGDLLVSSGLGGVFPKGYPVARVTEVSHDPGEPFSDVEAEPMAQLNRSQMVLVVFKEGAGSGMAPATEVSE from the coding sequence ATCAAGAACATTTTCGTCCAGGGACCCTACCTCAGTGTTCGTTTGCTTCTCGTTGCCGCGCTGGCCTTGGCGCTTATCATTGCTGATAGCCAGTTTGGTCAGCTGGACCGCCTGCGCAGCTGGATGGGTACGGGCGTCGCTCCCATTGTGTGGCTGGGCAACGTGCCGGGTCGCATCGGCGCCTGGAGCGAAGACCTGGTTACCGGCCGTGGCGTTCTCAAGGAGCGAAACGATTCGCTGAACTCCCGCTTACTGGTGCTGGAACGGCGCGCGCAGAAATATGCAGCGTTGGCGGCTGAAAACAGCCGCTTGCGGGAGCTGCTCAATGCGTCCGCACGCGTTGACGATACTGTCGTAGTGGCGGATGTCATCGGCGTGACGCCGGATCCGTTTTCCCACGAGATCATTATCGATAAAGGCAGCCGTGACGGTATATCTATCGGTCAGGCTGTGCTCGACGCAGAAGGGCTGATGGGGCAGGTTGTCCAGGTCAACGAATTTACCGCCCGGGTACTTCTCATATCCGACAGCAGTCATGCAGTCCCTGTTCAGGTTAACCGTAACGGTACCCGCGCCAACCTTCTTGGTACGGGCGACCCGGATGTCCTCGAACTGGTCCATGTACCTGAAACATCGGATATACGCGTGGGCGATCTGCTGGTGAGCTCAGGTCTGGGTGGCGTTTTCCCCAAGGGCTATCCTGTTGCCCGGGTGACCGAAGTTTCCCATGACCCTGGCGAGCCATTCTCAGACGTTGAAGCGGAGCCGATGGCTCAACTGAACCGCAGCCAGATGGTACTCGTGGTCTTCAAGGAAGGTGCAGGTAGTGGAATGGCCCCCGCAACGGAGGTATCGGAGTGA
- a CDS encoding rod shape-determining protein translates to MLIKRIRGLFSGDLSIDLGTANTLIYVRGRGIVLNEPSVVAIRVSNSQKSVAAVGAEAKRMLGRTPGNITAIRPMKDGVIADFIVTEKMLQHFIHKVHENSFITPSPRVLVCVPSKSTQVERKAIRESAMGAGAREVFLIEEPMAAAIGAGLPVEEASGSMVVDIGGGTTEIAIISLNGIVYAESVRTGGDKFDEAIVNYVRRNYGSLIGDSTAERIKHEIGCAFEGLELREIDVRGRNLAEGVPRAFTLNSEEILEALQESLAQIVQTVKSALEQSPPELASDIAERGIVLTGGGALLRGLDELISAETGLPVIVAEDPLTCVARGGGKALEVIDSGGIGLFSNEG, encoded by the coding sequence ATGCTCATCAAAAGAATTCGAGGTCTTTTTTCCGGCGACCTTTCCATCGACCTGGGTACCGCCAATACCCTCATTTACGTTCGCGGCCGCGGTATCGTCCTGAATGAGCCGTCGGTGGTTGCCATACGTGTTAGCAACTCCCAGAAAAGTGTCGCCGCCGTCGGCGCAGAAGCCAAGCGGATGCTGGGGCGAACGCCCGGTAACATCACCGCGATCCGGCCCATGAAAGATGGTGTGATCGCCGATTTTATCGTCACTGAAAAAATGCTTCAGCACTTCATCCACAAAGTGCACGAGAACAGTTTCATCACACCCAGCCCGCGTGTGCTGGTCTGTGTACCCAGTAAGTCAACCCAGGTCGAACGCAAGGCGATCCGTGAATCGGCGATGGGCGCCGGTGCCCGTGAGGTCTTCCTTATCGAGGAACCCATGGCTGCGGCGATCGGCGCGGGACTGCCCGTAGAGGAAGCCAGCGGCTCCATGGTGGTCGATATCGGAGGCGGCACCACCGAGATCGCAATTATCTCCCTGAACGGCATTGTTTATGCCGAGTCAGTCCGAACCGGTGGCGATAAGTTTGACGAGGCCATCGTCAACTACGTGCGCAGGAATTATGGCAGCCTGATTGGCGATAGTACTGCTGAGAGAATCAAGCACGAGATAGGCTGTGCCTTCGAAGGGCTTGAGCTACGCGAAATCGACGTGCGCGGGCGCAACCTGGCCGAGGGGGTCCCGAGGGCGTTTACACTGAACAGCGAAGAAATTCTGGAAGCGCTGCAGGAGTCACTGGCCCAGATCGTACAGACGGTCAAGAGCGCGCTGGAGCAGTCACCGCCGGAGCTGGCTTCGGACATTGCCGAGCGCGGCATCGTGCTGACGGGTGGCGGGGCATTGCTGCGCGGTCTGGACGAGCTGATCAGCGCGGAAACCGGGCTGCCGGTTATCGTCGCAGAAGATCCGCTGACCTGTGTTGCTCGCGGTGGTGGTAAGGCACTTGAGGTCATCGACAGCGGCGGCATTGGTTTGTTTTCAAACGAAGGCTGA
- the gatC gene encoding Asp-tRNA(Asn)/Glu-tRNA(Gln) amidotransferase subunit GatC — MALSKDDIEKIAFLARIRVTPAEVEALQPELEGIIGLVDQLQAADTDAVEAMAHPLDAVQRLRPDRVTEADQRAAFQAVAPATENGLYLVPRVIE, encoded by the coding sequence GTGGCGCTCTCGAAAGATGACATCGAGAAAATAGCCTTTCTGGCCCGTATACGCGTAACCCCGGCGGAAGTCGAGGCACTTCAACCTGAGTTGGAGGGCATCATCGGCCTCGTGGACCAGCTTCAGGCGGCGGATACCGACGCGGTAGAGGCGATGGCCCATCCGCTCGACGCCGTTCAGCGCTTACGGCCTGACAGGGTAACCGAGGCCGATCAACGCGCCGCTTTCCAGGCTGTCGCGCCCGCTACCGAAAACGGCCTCTACCTGGTACCCCGGGTCATCGAGTAA
- the gatA gene encoding Asp-tRNA(Asn)/Glu-tRNA(Gln) amidotransferase subunit GatA codes for MHLKSVAELARGLAAGEYSSVELTRHFLARIRERDGTYNSFITVCETQALADAEAADQRRAAGEARQWTGIPFAHKDLFCTRGIKTTCGSRMLENFVPPYDSTVAEKLRDAGAVCLGKTNMDEFAMGSSNENSYFGAVRNPWGENRVPGGSSGGSAAAVAARLAPIATGTDTGGSIRQPAAFCGLTGLKPTYGRISRYGMVAFASSLDQAGPIAQNAEDAALMMNVLAGFDPRDSTSIDRTVPDYTATLGEPLKGLRIGLPEEYFSDKLDSTMGDAITRAIAELEKLGATVKNIRLPHTDLAIPAYYVIAPAEASTNLSRFDGVRYGHRCDAPESLEDLYTRSRAEGFGPEVRRRILIGTYALSAGFFDAYYLKAQKVRNLIQQDYVKAFEEVDVIASPTAPSAAFPLGSKSKDPVTMYLEDLYTISVNLAGLPAISLPGGAIEGLPVGLQLVGDYFSEDKLLNVAHQFQQATDWHQRTPANLD; via the coding sequence ATGCATCTAAAATCTGTAGCCGAGCTTGCACGCGGACTCGCCGCTGGCGAATATTCCAGCGTCGAGCTGACCAGGCACTTCCTGGCTCGCATCCGGGAACGGGACGGCACGTACAACAGTTTTATTACAGTTTGTGAAACTCAGGCCCTGGCCGATGCCGAAGCAGCTGATCAGCGACGGGCCGCCGGCGAAGCCCGGCAATGGACCGGCATCCCCTTTGCGCACAAGGACCTGTTCTGCACGCGCGGAATAAAGACCACTTGCGGCTCACGCATGCTGGAAAATTTCGTGCCCCCCTACGACAGCACGGTGGCTGAAAAGCTGCGCGATGCAGGGGCCGTCTGTCTGGGCAAAACAAATATGGACGAGTTTGCGATGGGTTCGTCCAACGAGAACAGCTATTTCGGGGCCGTGAGAAACCCCTGGGGCGAGAACCGCGTTCCCGGTGGATCATCCGGTGGCTCTGCCGCAGCAGTCGCGGCTCGACTGGCGCCTATTGCGACCGGCACGGACACTGGCGGATCCATCCGTCAGCCTGCCGCATTCTGCGGCCTGACCGGGCTCAAGCCGACGTACGGCCGTATCTCCCGCTACGGCATGGTCGCGTTTGCATCCAGCCTGGATCAGGCCGGGCCGATTGCCCAGAACGCCGAAGATGCTGCGCTGATGATGAACGTGCTGGCCGGATTTGACCCTCGGGACTCCACCAGCATCGATCGGACCGTTCCAGACTATACCGCGACCCTGGGCGAGCCGCTCAAGGGGCTGCGTATCGGGCTGCCTGAAGAATACTTCAGTGACAAACTCGATAGTACAATGGGCGACGCCATTACCCGGGCAATCGCTGAGCTTGAAAAGCTGGGCGCCACAGTAAAGAACATTCGACTACCCCACACTGACCTGGCGATCCCTGCCTACTACGTTATTGCTCCGGCAGAGGCTTCAACCAACCTTTCCCGGTTCGACGGGGTGCGTTACGGCCACCGGTGCGACGCACCTGAGAGCCTGGAAGACCTGTATACGCGCTCGCGCGCCGAGGGTTTCGGCCCCGAGGTCAGGCGCCGCATACTGATCGGTACCTACGCGCTGTCGGCGGGATTCTTCGACGCCTATTACCTGAAAGCCCAGAAAGTACGCAATCTGATTCAGCAGGATTACGTCAAGGCTTTTGAAGAGGTCGACGTCATTGCCAGCCCGACTGCGCCTTCCGCTGCCTTCCCCCTGGGTTCAAAATCAAAGGATCCGGTGACCATGTACCTGGAAGACCTCTACACCATTTCGGTCAACCTCGCGGGCCTGCCTGCTATCTCCTTGCCCGGCGGCGCAATTGAGGGCCTGCCGGTGGGGCTGCAGCTGGTCGGCGACTATTTCAGCGAAGACAAGCTGCTGAACGTTGCCCACCAGTTCCAGCAAGCCACCGACTGGCACCAGCGCACACCCGCCAACCTGGACTGA